The Desulfofundulus salinus genome includes the window CATCGGGCAATTAAAGACACCAAGCAGTAATATTCTTAATGATAGCCCGAAAGATCCCGAGCCACCGAAGCAAGTATGGCACCGGCATCGATTGTTTTGGGTAATAACTTTTCCCGATCACGCTGCAGACGAAAATATGTTGCTTGCATTCAATTTTCGATACTTTTGTGTCTTTAGCTCATTTAGATATGATAAAATAGCAGGTAGAGATGTGGAAGCGAGGTGAACCTCATTGAGTGACCCCAAAGCGCCAGTTCAGGAAAATCGCCCCAATTGCCCGCCCTGCTACCACCCGGTACCGGTAGGCTCCCGGGGAGAGATATGCGTACGCTATGGCTGCTCTCCCAGTTGTGCCGTTTGTCCGCTGGCCAGGGTTAAAAATACACCGGCATGCTTCCAGAGCCTGCCCGGCTTTCCCGAGTATTGTATTTCCGAATATTTTATTCCCGAGTGCAAGCGGTTTTGCAAGTATGCCGTTACGGAAATATGATAACTAATCATCTAAAAAAGTCCGGGGAAAGCTGGATGGACGGGATTTAAATAATTAATTAAAGAATAGATGCCGATTAAAAGAAACAGGCCCGCCACCCAGAAGATCACTATTTTCCGGTGGTTCCAGGTTGTAAAGTCCCACAGGTAAAAATACAAAAGCATATACGGGCACAGGAACAGGAAGAGCCAGGTGATATCCACAAGCCCCACCCCCTATTCTTGCGTTACCAGACTACCCGGGCGCGTTCGTTCACTGCCCCTGTTCGCCAGGCATGGGTTCAATATACCTAACCCTAATTATACTATATCATTTTCAAAACAGGGGGACGCATGTAAAAAAGCAGGCTGTTTTCGGTGGTTACCCAGCCTGCTTTCCTGCTCTTGCCCACAAGCGAAAAATTGCGCCACCGTATGGTTAACGTCCCTGGAATTGCGGCTTGCGCTTGTTTAAAAAGGCCGCAATACCTTCTTCCCGGTCGGCCGTGGCAAATACCAGCCCGAAAAGATCCGCCTCGTGGGCCAGGGCCTTTTCCAGGTCCATTTCCAGTCCTTCATTCACGGCTTCCTTGGTCAACCTTACAGCCACCGGTCCCCGGGCGGCAATGCGTTCGGCCATCCCCCGGCAAAAGTTAAGCAGCTCCTCAGCCGGAACCACATGATTCACCAGGCCGATGCGCCTGGCGGTTTCGGCATCAAACATGTCCGCCGTAAACAAAATCTCCTTGGCCAGGCCGGGGTTGACCAGTCTGGTTAAACGCTGGGTTCCGCCGAAACCGGCAATTAAACCAAGATTCACCTCTGGTTGACCGAATTTAGCCTTTTCCGAGGCGATGCGAATATCACAGGCCATGGCCAGTTCGCACCCACCGCCCAGGGCAAAGCCATTGACGGCAGCAATTACCGGTTTAGGCAGGTTTTCAATCTTGCTCAAAACTTTCTGTCCCAACCGGGCAAAATCCTTAGCCTCCAGGGGGGTCAGCTTGCTCATAAAGGCAATGTCTGCCCCGGCCACAAAGGCCTTCTCCCCCGCACCGGTAATGATGATCACCCGCACCGCCGGGTCTGCCCCCAGCCCCTCAATGGCTCCGTCAATTTCGGTAAGCGTCTCGGCATTTAGAGCGTTCAACACCTGCGGCCGGTTGATGGTGAGTATGGCCACCGGGCCATCCTTTTCCACCAGGATATTATTCCAGGACATTATCCTACCTCCTCTGTTCCGCAAACCTTCAGGTCAGAAGTCACTGGTTGTAAACGTAGAATCCCCGACCGGTCTTACGGCCCAGCCAGCCGGCGGCTACGTATTTTCTCAGGAGGGGACAGGGACGGTACTTGCTGTCACCCAGCTCCCTGTGCAGCACTTCCAAAATGTAAAGACAGGTATCCAGCCCAATGAGATCCGCCAGGGCCAGGGGTCCCATGGGATGGTTCATACCCAGTTTCATCACCTGGTCTACTGCTTCGGGAGTGGCTATTCCTTCGTAAACGCAGAAAATAGCTTCATTAATCATCGGCAGGAGCACCCGGTTGGATACAAAACCCGGAGCATCGTTGACCTCCACGGGCACCTTGCCCATGCGTTCACTCATGGCCTTGACCACCGCAAAGGTTTCATCGGAGGTAGCCAGTCCACGGATAACTTCTACCAGCTTCATTACCGGTACCGGGTTCATAAAGTGCATGCCGATGACCTTTTCCGGCCTTTTCGTTGCCGCGGCAATCTGGGTTATGGGCAGGGACGAGGTGTTGGTGGCCAGGATGGTGTGGGCGGGGCAAATTTCATCCAGTTGTTTAAAAATGCTGGATTTCACTTCCATATTTTCTATAGCCGCTTCAATGACCAGGTCCACATCTTTAGCATCGGCCAGACTTGTGGAAGGTGTAATGCGCGCGAGGATTTCTGCCTTTTGATCTTCCTGCAACCTCCCTTTGCTCACATCCCGGCTCAGGTTCTTTTCGATATTGCTCAGGCCCCGTTGAACAAATTCGTCTTTAATGTCATTTAAAATGACCTGGCAGCCGGCCACTGCCGCCACCTGGGCAATGCCCGAACCCATCTGGCCGGCACCGACAACCATTACCTTTTGTACATCCATAAATCTCCTAAACCTCCCCTAAATATTTTCTACAATCATGGCCATCCCCTGGCCCCCGCCAATGCACATGGTCACCAGGCCGGTGCTAAGATTTCTTCTCTTCATTTCGTGCATAATGGTGACCACCAGCCTGGCCCCCGTGCAGCCTATGGGATGACCCAGAGAAATGCCGCTGCCCAACGGGTTGGTTTTTTCCAGGGTGAGGCCAAGTTCCCTCATACAGGCCAGGGCCTGTGCGGCAAAGGCTTCATTCAGTTCCACCACGTCTATATCCTGGATGGTAAGTCCCGCCTTTTTCAGGGCTTTTCTGACGGCCGGAACCGGCCCGATGCCCATGTAGGCCGGGTCCACCCCGCCGGAAGCGCAGGCTTTAATCGCCACCCAGGGCTTTAGCCCCAGCTCCTTCGCCTTCTCCCGGGACATCAGCACCACTGCCGCTGCGGCGTCATTTATGCCCGAGGCGTTGCCCGCGGTCACTGTTCCATCGGGCCGGAAGACCGGGCGCAATTTAGCCATCTTTTCCATACTGGTATCCATGGGCCGCTCGTCGGTGTCAAAGACTGCCGGCTCGCCTTTCTTCTGGGGCAGGGGTACGGGCACAATTTCTTCTTTAAAAAGCCCTTCTTTAATGGCTGCCCTGGCCCGCTGGTGGCTGAGCAGGCCCAACTCATCCTGTTCCTGGCGGGTGATTCCGTATTTAGCGGCGATGTTTTCCGCAGTATTACCCATGTGGTAGCCGTAGAAAATTTCCCACAGCCCATCGTAAACCATCAGGTCAATGCATTCGCCTTTGGCGTTGACATCCATCCGGTATCCCCAGCGGGCCCGGGGCAGGATATAAGGCGCCTGGCTCATATTCTCCATACCACCGGCCACCACCACCTCCGCCTCGCCGGCCATGATGGCCTGGGCGCCCAGGGCAATGGCTTTTAAGCCCGAACCGCAAACCTTGTTTACCGTAAAGGCGTTGGATTCTTTGGGAATGCCGGCATAAATGGCGGCCTGGCGGGCGGTGTTTTGGCCGCTGCCACCCTGGAGCACATGCCCCATAATGACTTCGTCAACCTGTACTTCCTGCAGGGAGTCATCCCAGTCATAGCAGTTTTGCTCCAAATCCGTTACCGGTTCACCTTTCAGGGCGTCGGGGCCATAATTTAAAAGCTCCTGGCTGGAGACGGGCCTTAAACCGGCCCGTTTTAAGGCTTCTTTAATTACCAGACTGCCCAGCTTGACCACCGGCACATCCTTTAAGGAACCGCCAAAGGCGCCGATGGCCGTACGCACCCCGCTAACTATAACCACTTCTTTCACCGGTGCTCATCTCCTAACATTCTTTTTCTTTCCCGAGGAGCTTTCTGAACTCCCGTGTGAGCAGGGGTACCACCTCAAAGAGGTCACCCACAATCCCGTAATCGGCCACCTTGAAGATATTGGCTTCCGGGTCCTTGTTTATAGCCACAATCACCTTGGATGAGCCCATATTTTGCCCTGCGCGTCGAGGGTGATTTTGGCTTCCGTGTCAAAGGTTTGTTTGGTGAATACTACTACCTTCATCTTCCCCCTCCTTGCATCAGCTATTTGAGCAGATAGTTAGCAATGACAATGCGCTGTACCTCACTGGTACCTTCATAAATTTCCGTAATCTTGGCATCGCGCATCATGCGCTCCACGGGGTACTCCCGGGTATAACCGTAACCGCCGTGAATCTGTACCGCCTTAGTGGTCACCCACATGGCCACTTCCGAGGCATAAAGCTTGGCCATGGCCGACTCCTTACCGTAGGACAGCTTGTTGTCTTTCAAAAAGGCAGCCTGATAAACCAGCAGGCGGGCGGCTTCAATACGGGTGGCCATATCGGCCAGCATCCAGGCAATGCCCTGATTGGCACAAATGGGCCGGCCAAATTGCTCCCGCACCTTACTGTAAGCCAGGGCCTGCTCGAAGGCCCCCTGGGCAATCCCCAGGGCCTGGGCGGCAATACCAATCCGCCCGCCGTCCAAAGTGGCCATGGCAATTTTAAAGCCTTCACCCTCTTTGCCCAGCATATTTTCTTTGGGGATACGGCAATTATCAAAAACCAGTTCGTAGGTATAGGAGGCCCGGATACCCATCTTGTGCTCCTTCTTGCCAAAGGCAAATCCCGGCGTACCCTTTTCCACAATAAAAGCGGTTGTACCCCGGTGTTTCTTGCTCATATCCGGATCCGTGCGGGCAATAACAACGTAAACGTCCGCCCGCCCACCATTGGTAATAAAAATCTTGGTTCCATTGAGCACGTACTCATCCCCGTCCCGCACGGCGCTTAATTTTACCGCCCCGGCATCGGAACCCGCAGAGGGCTCGGTCAGACCCAGAGCCCCAATTTTTTTCCCTTCCGCCAGGGGAACCAGGTATTTACTCTTCTGCTCCTCGGTGCCAAAAGCGTAGATGGGCCAGCTACACAGGGAGGTATGGGCCGAGATCAGCACCCCGGTGGAAGCACAAACCCGGCTCAATTCCTCCACCGCAATGGCATAACTGAGGTTGTCCATACCCGCTCCACCATACTCTTCGGGAAAGGGAATGCCGGTTAAACCCATCTCGGCCATCTTATCCCAAAGGGACCAGTCGTACTCTTCCGTTTCATCCATTTCGGCCGCCTTGGGAGCCACCTCGTTCTCGGCAAAGTCGCGTACGGTCTGGCGCAGCAATTGTTGTTCTTCCGTAAGCACAAAGTTCATAAATCTCTCCCCTTTTTCTATTCTCAACTTTTAATTTGAACACCTTTCCCCCATAAAAAACTTTTTGATAACCGCTGGCCCGGTTAAAGAATGTAACCAGTCTCCTTTGCAAGCGCCGTGCCTGACTTTTTAGAAAACTCTAACTTGACCTGCAAGGGCAGCAATTCCAACAACCTGTAAACCTTTCCTCAACAGAAATGAGGGATAAAACGTGCCTTCGCCATAGACATTGGGTGCCGCCTGAAATACCGGGATGGATGGAAAAGGTTTACGTAACCGGGCCGCCAAACTGGTGTTTACATAAGTAAACATGACCAGCCCACAGCTAGACATCCGGCTTTTGGGTCCGGTCAGGTTTGTACCATTGTTCTCTTAGTAGCATATTCTTTTTTTCAGCAAGAATCAAGAACACATGGATAAAGGCCGGGCAATTTTTCCCGGCCTTTGCTTTCTCGTAATTACCTGTGCTTACCGGCCCACTCCCGTTCCCGCAACTCCACCCGCCGAATCTTACCGCTGATAGTTTTAGGCAGTGATTCCACAAATTCAACCTTCCGCGGGTACTTATAAGGTGCGGTAATCTTCTTAACATGCTCCTGCAGTTCTTTTACCAGTTTGTCGGAGGGCTGATAACCCGGTGCCAGCACCACAAAAGCCTTCACTACCTCGCCGCGAATCTCGTCGGGGCTGGATACCACGGCCGATTCGGCCACCGCCGGGTGTTCCAAAAGGGCGCTTTCCAC containing:
- a CDS encoding enoyl-CoA hydratase-related protein, yielding MSWNNILVEKDGPVAILTINRPQVLNALNAETLTEIDGAIEGLGADPAVRVIIITGAGEKAFVAGADIAFMSKLTPLEAKDFARLGQKVLSKIENLPKPVIAAVNGFALGGGCELAMACDIRIASEKAKFGQPEVNLGLIAGFGGTQRLTRLVNPGLAKEILFTADMFDAETARRIGLVNHVVPAEELLNFCRGMAERIAARGPVAVRLTKEAVNEGLEMDLEKALAHEADLFGLVFATADREEGIAAFLNKRKPQFQGR
- a CDS encoding 3-hydroxybutyryl-CoA dehydrogenase, whose protein sequence is MDVQKVMVVGAGQMGSGIAQVAAVAGCQVILNDIKDEFVQRGLSNIEKNLSRDVSKGRLQEDQKAEILARITPSTSLADAKDVDLVIEAAIENMEVKSSIFKQLDEICPAHTILATNTSSLPITQIAAATKRPEKVIGMHFMNPVPVMKLVEVIRGLATSDETFAVVKAMSERMGKVPVEVNDAPGFVSNRVLLPMINEAIFCVYEGIATPEAVDQVMKLGMNHPMGPLALADLIGLDTCLYILEVLHRELGDSKYRPCPLLRKYVAAGWLGRKTGRGFYVYNQ
- a CDS encoding acetyl-CoA C-acetyltransferase — encoded protein: MKEVVIVSGVRTAIGAFGGSLKDVPVVKLGSLVIKEALKRAGLRPVSSQELLNYGPDALKGEPVTDLEQNCYDWDDSLQEVQVDEVIMGHVLQGGSGQNTARQAAIYAGIPKESNAFTVNKVCGSGLKAIALGAQAIMAGEAEVVVAGGMENMSQAPYILPRARWGYRMDVNAKGECIDLMVYDGLWEIFYGYHMGNTAENIAAKYGITRQEQDELGLLSHQRARAAIKEGLFKEEIVPVPLPQKKGEPAVFDTDERPMDTSMEKMAKLRPVFRPDGTVTAGNASGINDAAAAVVLMSREKAKELGLKPWVAIKACASGGVDPAYMGIGPVPAVRKALKKAGLTIQDIDVVELNEAFAAQALACMRELGLTLEKTNPLGSGISLGHPIGCTGARLVVTIMHEMKRRNLSTGLVTMCIGGGQGMAMIVENI
- a CDS encoding acyl-CoA dehydrogenase; this translates as MNFVLTEEQQLLRQTVRDFAENEVAPKAAEMDETEEYDWSLWDKMAEMGLTGIPFPEEYGGAGMDNLSYAIAVEELSRVCASTGVLISAHTSLCSWPIYAFGTEEQKSKYLVPLAEGKKIGALGLTEPSAGSDAGAVKLSAVRDGDEYVLNGTKIFITNGGRADVYVVIARTDPDMSKKHRGTTAFIVEKGTPGFAFGKKEHKMGIRASYTYELVFDNCRIPKENMLGKEGEGFKIAMATLDGGRIGIAAQALGIAQGAFEQALAYSKVREQFGRPICANQGIAWMLADMATRIEAARLLVYQAAFLKDNKLSYGKESAMAKLYASEVAMWVTTKAVQIHGGYGYTREYPVERMMRDAKITEIYEGTSEVQRIVIANYLLK